A genomic window from Chitinophaga pollutisoli includes:
- a CDS encoding AI-2E family transporter, producing the protein MSYIDNDRLKQIAFLLIITFLGIILFKELYAFFPGFLGAVTLYVLSRRWMFRLVEVRKWKRPRAAAVIMILSFLVFLLPIGLLVNMLTAKVGWAINHSSELIEGLKGMNEKLVSATGINIMADGRLAKLQEYITNVLPGFLGATFNTLTAVAMLYFILYFMLVNAREMEEALWEYIPLKDENVELLASEMKNMVVSNAIGIPLIALIQGVVSLIGYLIFGVPEPVFWFVVTSFTAMLPVIGAAAVYVPMGIYLLAIGNTWQGIAVLVYGFGVVGTCDNLFRMMLAKKIGDVHPLITIFGVIIGVSLFGFVGLIFGPLLISLFIVLIRIYSNEYLVKKREVKVVKTAHSKEKVMKKDQ; encoded by the coding sequence ATGAGTTACATCGATAACGACCGGCTGAAACAGATAGCGTTCCTGTTGATCATCACCTTCCTGGGCATCATCCTGTTCAAGGAATTATATGCATTTTTCCCCGGATTCCTCGGCGCCGTAACCCTTTACGTCCTCTCCCGCCGGTGGATGTTCCGCCTCGTGGAAGTCCGCAAATGGAAAAGGCCCCGGGCCGCGGCTGTGATCATGATCCTGTCTTTCCTCGTGTTCCTGCTTCCCATCGGCCTCCTCGTGAATATGCTCACCGCCAAAGTGGGATGGGCTATCAACCACTCGTCCGAACTGATCGAAGGGCTGAAAGGCATGAACGAAAAGCTCGTCAGCGCTACCGGCATCAACATTATGGCCGACGGGCGCCTGGCCAAATTGCAGGAATATATCACCAATGTGCTGCCCGGATTCCTCGGTGCCACGTTCAACACCCTCACGGCCGTGGCCATGCTTTATTTTATTCTCTATTTCATGCTGGTCAACGCCCGCGAAATGGAAGAAGCATTATGGGAATATATTCCCCTGAAAGATGAAAACGTGGAACTGCTCGCCAGCGAAATGAAAAATATGGTGGTGAGCAACGCCATTGGTATTCCGCTGATCGCTCTCATCCAGGGCGTTGTTTCCCTCATCGGGTACCTGATCTTCGGCGTTCCGGAGCCTGTTTTCTGGTTCGTGGTGACAAGTTTCACCGCCATGCTGCCCGTGATCGGCGCCGCCGCGGTGTACGTGCCCATGGGGATTTATCTCCTCGCCATCGGAAACACCTGGCAGGGCATTGCCGTACTGGTGTATGGGTTCGGGGTGGTGGGCACCTGCGACAACCTCTTCCGGATGATGCTGGCCAAGAAAATCGGCGACGTGCACCCGCTGATCACCATCTTCGGCGTCATTATCGGCGTGAGCCTGTTCGGGTTTGTGGGACTGATCTTCGGTCCCCTGCTCATCTCGCTTTTCATCGTCCTCATCCGTATCTACTCCAACGAATACCTCGTCAAGAAGCGCGAAGTGAAAGTCGTGAAAACGGCCCATTCAAAAGAAAAGGTCATGAAGAAAGACCAGTAA
- the nadD gene encoding nicotinate (nicotinamide) nucleotide adenylyltransferase — MKIGLYFGSFNPVHTGHMIIANYMAYNTDLDKVWLIVSPHNPLKESASLLNEHHRLHLTEVAVDGEPKLRVSNIEFSLPRPSFTIDTLTYLTEKFPTQQFAVIMGSDSFQNIPRWKNYRQLLDNYEIYIYNRSQHPVTDTFGANCRIVDAPLLELSSSRIRQLIKEGKSARYMVPDAVWKYIQENNYYK; from the coding sequence ATGAAAATCGGTTTATATTTCGGATCCTTCAATCCCGTGCACACCGGCCACATGATCATCGCCAATTACATGGCGTACAACACGGACCTGGATAAGGTCTGGCTCATCGTGTCGCCGCACAACCCGTTGAAGGAATCCGCATCGCTGCTGAACGAGCATCACCGCCTGCACCTCACGGAGGTGGCGGTGGACGGCGAGCCGAAGCTCCGTGTCAGCAATATCGAGTTCTCCCTTCCCCGTCCTTCCTTCACCATCGATACGCTCACCTATCTCACAGAAAAATTCCCCACCCAGCAATTCGCCGTGATCATGGGGAGCGATAGTTTCCAGAACATCCCGCGGTGGAAGAATTACCGGCAGCTGCTCGATAACTACGAAATCTATATTTACAACCGCTCGCAGCATCCCGTTACCGACACCTTCGGCGCCAATTGCAGGATCGTGGACGCGCCGCTGCTCGAATTATCCAGCAGCCGCATCCGCCAGCTCATAAAAGAAGGAAAAAGCGCCCGGTACATGGTGCCGGACGCCGTATGGAAGTATATCCAGGAAAATAACTACTACAAATAG
- a CDS encoding GH25 family lysozyme produces MAKKNRRRLRAFFLIVVLLTLAAIAGVWWLLRQQEPANFVRYEEFGIDIPVNYSVHGIDISKFQGNVNWRAVKQMEVDNIKISFAFIKATEGITRQDATFRRNWDKARDAGIIRGAYHFFYSTRDPLKQAINFKNVVQLEPGDLPPVLDIEVHNNQTPAVIRSTARIWLEEMEKAYGVKPIIYTNIHFYETYLGKEFDDYPLWVAHYYQKERPRSARNWVFWQHSDIGRVNGIRTMVDFNVFRGDSAALRKLCIP; encoded by the coding sequence GTGGCTAAAAAGAACCGGAGGCGCCTCCGCGCGTTTTTCCTGATCGTTGTATTGTTGACGCTGGCCGCAATCGCCGGCGTATGGTGGCTCCTGCGGCAACAGGAGCCCGCGAATTTCGTCCGCTACGAAGAATTCGGCATCGATATTCCTGTTAATTATTCCGTGCATGGCATCGATATTTCCAAGTTCCAGGGAAATGTGAACTGGCGCGCGGTGAAACAGATGGAAGTCGACAATATCAAAATTTCCTTCGCCTTCATCAAAGCCACGGAAGGCATTACGCGGCAGGACGCGACCTTCCGCCGCAACTGGGATAAAGCCCGCGACGCGGGGATCATCCGGGGCGCGTATCATTTCTTCTACTCCACCCGCGACCCTCTCAAGCAGGCGATCAACTTTAAAAATGTGGTGCAACTCGAACCGGGGGACCTCCCTCCCGTCCTGGATATCGAAGTCCACAACAACCAAACGCCCGCCGTGATCCGCAGCACCGCGCGCATCTGGCTGGAGGAAATGGAAAAGGCATATGGTGTAAAGCCGATCATCTACACTAATATTCACTTTTACGAAACCTATCTCGGGAAGGAATTCGATGATTACCCGCTCTGGGTGGCGCATTATTATCAGAAGGAAAGGCCCCGCAGCGCCCGCAACTGGGTGTTCTGGCAACATTCGGATATCGGGCGGGTGAATGGTATACGGACGATGGTGGATTTCAACGTTTTTCGGGGCGACAGCGCCGCGCTGCGTAAATTGTGCATTCCGTAA
- a CDS encoding CAP domain-containing protein translates to MSRHMMRPALAGMAALCLLAAACTKEPLESITPPPAIPVQDTTFAMNNPVNAALLLTLVNDIRTKGCNCGDSFYAPAPPIAWNKALERAAYLHSLDMKEFNYFSHEDRNGQSAGFRISSMGYTWAAWGENIALGVLNEKTVVNGWFNSITHCKVLMNSRFTEMGVAKVGNFWSQELAVPRSGK, encoded by the coding sequence ATGTCAAGACATATGATGCGTCCCGCATTGGCGGGAATGGCAGCGCTTTGCCTGTTAGCGGCAGCCTGCACCAAGGAACCATTAGAAAGCATTACGCCTCCTCCTGCCATACCGGTGCAGGATACGACTTTCGCCATGAACAACCCGGTAAACGCCGCACTGCTGCTCACCCTGGTGAACGACATCCGCACCAAAGGCTGCAACTGCGGAGATTCCTTCTATGCGCCCGCGCCGCCCATCGCCTGGAACAAAGCACTGGAAAGGGCCGCGTACCTGCATAGCCTGGATATGAAAGAATTCAATTACTTCAGCCACGAAGACCGCAACGGGCAATCAGCCGGATTCCGCATTTCCAGCATGGGCTACACCTGGGCGGCGTGGGGAGAAAACATCGCGCTGGGCGTACTCAACGAAAAAACAGTCGTGAATGGCTGGTTCAATAGCATTACGCATTGTAAAGTGTTGATGAACAGCCGTTTTACAGAGATGGGTGTGGCAAAGGTGGGCAACTTCTGGAGCCAGGAACTGGCGGTACCCAGATCAGGCAAATAA
- the paaD gene encoding 1,2-phenylacetyl-CoA epoxidase subunit PaaD, whose protein sequence is MPITEKDIYKALEQVMDPEIPVLSVIDLGMITGVRVEEEGVHVKMIPTFSACPAVDYIKQNIRSTLEKELDAKVMVEIDKEATWNSNRMSAEAHEKLKQFGIAPPQVQQGEERAEIELHTACPHCNSENTYLRSPFGSTLCRAIHYCRNCGYVFEHFKPLG, encoded by the coding sequence ATGCCAATCACTGAAAAAGATATTTACAAAGCCCTGGAGCAGGTGATGGACCCGGAAATCCCGGTGCTTTCCGTCATCGACCTGGGTATGATCACGGGCGTGCGTGTGGAGGAGGAAGGGGTTCATGTGAAGATGATCCCTACCTTCTCCGCCTGCCCCGCCGTCGACTACATCAAACAAAACATCCGCAGTACGCTGGAAAAGGAACTGGATGCGAAAGTGATGGTGGAAATCGACAAGGAAGCGACGTGGAACAGCAACCGCATGTCAGCCGAAGCGCACGAGAAGCTGAAGCAGTTCGGCATCGCGCCGCCGCAGGTGCAGCAGGGTGAGGAGCGTGCGGAAATAGAGCTGCATACGGCATGCCCGCATTGCAACAGCGAAAATACTTACCTCCGCTCCCCTTTCGGCTCCACGTTATGCAGGGCCATTCATTATTGCCGCAACTGCGGATATGTTTTCGAGCATTTCAAACCGCTCGGGTAA
- a CDS encoding CAP domain-containing protein: protein MLPKTVRFIPVFAAVCLMASCAKDDRLQPRAAGAEKPGDPPTAVVIENKANKDVALQLVNNARAKGCQCGDTWMPPVSPVTWNVLLELAAIKHSKDMLDRKYFSHNSPGGATPSQRITAEGYNYNWWGENIATGPQSEADVVNGWLNSPGHCKNLMSANFREMGVGRTGNLWTQVFAAPAGR, encoded by the coding sequence ATGTTACCGAAAACGGTCCGCTTTATACCTGTATTCGCCGCGGTATGCCTGATGGCTTCCTGCGCAAAAGATGATCGCCTGCAACCTCGGGCGGCTGGCGCCGAAAAGCCGGGAGATCCGCCTACCGCCGTTGTCATCGAAAACAAGGCGAATAAAGACGTTGCGCTCCAGCTTGTCAACAACGCACGCGCCAAAGGCTGCCAGTGTGGCGATACCTGGATGCCACCCGTTTCGCCCGTGACCTGGAACGTACTGCTCGAACTCGCTGCCATTAAGCATTCTAAAGATATGCTCGACCGCAAATACTTCTCCCATAACAGCCCCGGCGGCGCCACGCCTTCGCAACGCATCACAGCAGAGGGTTACAACTATAACTGGTGGGGAGAAAACATTGCTACCGGACCGCAATCCGAGGCCGATGTGGTAAATGGCTGGCTGAACAGCCCGGGCCATTGTAAAAACCTCATGAGCGCAAACTTCCGGGAAATGGGCGTAGGCCGTACCGGCAACCTGTGGACGCAAGTGTTTGCCGCGCCAGCTGGCCGCTGA
- the paaC gene encoding 1,2-phenylacetyl-CoA epoxidase subunit PaaC, which translates to MTKNDALARMLTAMADDALIQGHRNSEWTGLGPIMEEDIAFSSMAQDKIGHAWALYRILQEELNGEDPDSFAFLRNEKDYRCCHFVEYPNGEYDFSLMRHFLFDHAEAIRYQQLRESTFAPLRPLAEKLKGEIKYHTLHANAWITQLCRAGDESYARMQSALNICFPLALGIFEPDQEAGTILEAEGIYPGETKLKEMWLDRVYNLCAAAGLNLPAESSVTPEYGGRKGYHTEYLQPLLEEMGAVFRSDPQATW; encoded by the coding sequence ATGACAAAAAATGACGCCCTCGCCCGGATGCTCACCGCCATGGCCGACGACGCCCTGATCCAGGGGCACCGGAATTCTGAATGGACCGGCCTCGGCCCCATCATGGAAGAAGACATCGCTTTTTCTTCCATGGCGCAGGATAAAATCGGCCACGCCTGGGCGCTGTACAGAATATTACAGGAAGAGCTGAACGGCGAAGACCCCGATTCTTTCGCCTTCCTCCGGAACGAAAAAGATTACCGCTGCTGCCATTTCGTGGAATATCCCAACGGGGAATACGACTTCAGCCTCATGCGGCATTTCCTGTTCGACCATGCCGAGGCGATCCGTTACCAGCAGCTGCGCGAAAGCACTTTTGCGCCGTTGCGGCCACTGGCCGAAAAGCTGAAAGGCGAGATCAAATACCACACGCTCCACGCCAACGCCTGGATCACGCAGCTTTGCCGCGCGGGCGACGAAAGCTACGCCCGGATGCAATCCGCCCTCAACATCTGCTTCCCGCTCGCGCTCGGCATTTTTGAGCCGGATCAGGAAGCGGGGACGATATTGGAAGCCGAAGGGATTTACCCCGGGGAAACGAAGCTGAAAGAGATGTGGCTCGACAGGGTGTATAACCTCTGTGCCGCCGCGGGGCTCAACCTGCCGGCGGAATCGTCCGTAACGCCGGAGTACGGCGGCCGGAAAGGATATCATACCGAATATCTTCAACCCCTGCTGGAGGAAATGGGCGCGGTGTTCCGCTCCGATCCGCAGGCCACCTGGTAA
- a CDS encoding S41 family peptidase, translating to MNKLQTFGACLAAGIALFTQIACKKSNKKDDNPDVNQYKHVNDWIYQNMKEVYYWNDQMPASPNYAQMPPAFFSSLLKQPEDRYSWIQDNFEELLASLSGVTKESGIDFDLFPITGNGGTLIAGIISYVKKGSPAEAAGIVRGDVFFQISGKTFPYTGRQAEVNAFVDALGANHSLGIRKMLKGSDGRDSMSDARIVPLTVVEFAENPVYLDSVYTIDGKKIGYFVYNFFAPDKGDDSFAYDNQVDAVFGRMKAAGVQHFILDLRYNPGGDGRSTINIGSNLVKGAAAGDEFFHRKFNTAFEAALKAEYGADYPISKFTAEANNIGNQLTDLIILTSSGTASASELVINGLRPYMNVYLIGDTTEGKNLGSFSIYEENDARNKWGMQPIVSQTFNKLNQSDYSGGFAPNEKYQETLHLGVLGSIEEPMLAKALTRILGHAPAARKAAPAGSRTMMNKIGTSRSFKAYSGRMTDQFPR from the coding sequence ATGAACAAGCTCCAGACGTTCGGCGCCTGCCTCGCAGCGGGAATCGCCCTCTTCACCCAGATCGCATGTAAAAAAAGTAACAAAAAAGACGATAACCCTGACGTCAACCAGTACAAACACGTCAACGACTGGATTTACCAAAACATGAAGGAGGTCTACTACTGGAACGACCAAATGCCCGCCAGCCCCAACTACGCCCAAATGCCTCCCGCGTTTTTCAGTTCGCTGCTGAAGCAACCGGAAGACCGTTACTCCTGGATCCAGGATAATTTCGAAGAACTGCTGGCCAGCCTTTCCGGTGTGACGAAAGAGTCCGGCATTGATTTCGACCTGTTTCCCATCACCGGCAACGGCGGCACTCTGATCGCAGGCATTATCAGTTATGTAAAGAAGGGCAGTCCGGCAGAAGCCGCGGGCATCGTGCGCGGCGACGTCTTTTTCCAGATAAGCGGCAAAACATTCCCGTATACCGGCCGGCAGGCTGAAGTAAACGCTTTCGTGGATGCCCTCGGCGCCAATCACAGCCTGGGGATCCGCAAGATGCTGAAAGGTTCGGATGGCCGCGACAGTATGTCCGACGCGCGCATTGTGCCTTTGACCGTAGTAGAATTCGCGGAAAACCCGGTGTACCTCGATTCCGTGTATACGATCGATGGCAAGAAGATCGGGTATTTCGTTTATAACTTTTTCGCGCCGGATAAAGGCGACGACAGTTTCGCCTACGACAACCAGGTAGACGCAGTATTTGGCCGCATGAAAGCCGCCGGTGTGCAGCATTTCATTCTTGACCTGCGCTACAACCCCGGCGGAGATGGCCGTTCTACCATCAACATCGGCAGTAACCTCGTAAAAGGCGCCGCGGCCGGCGACGAATTCTTCCACCGCAAATTCAACACCGCGTTCGAAGCCGCGCTCAAAGCGGAATACGGCGCAGATTACCCGATCAGCAAATTCACGGCCGAAGCGAACAACATCGGCAACCAGCTCACCGATCTGATCATCCTGACCTCTTCCGGAACGGCTTCCGCGAGTGAGTTGGTCATCAACGGGCTGCGCCCATATATGAACGTTTACCTCATCGGCGATACCACCGAAGGTAAAAACCTCGGTTCTTTCTCGATCTACGAGGAAAACGACGCGCGCAACAAATGGGGCATGCAGCCGATCGTGTCGCAGACGTTCAATAAACTCAACCAGAGCGATTATTCCGGCGGCTTCGCGCCTAACGAAAAATACCAGGAAACCCTTCATCTCGGCGTACTCGGCAGCATCGAAGAGCCCATGCTCGCCAAAGCGCTGACCCGCATCCTTGGCCACGCGCCCGCAGCCCGGAAAGCCGCGCCCGCAGGCAGCCGCACCATGATGAATAAAATCGGCACCAGCCGGAGCTTCAAAGCATACAGCGGCCGGATGACGGATCAGTTCCCCCGGTAA
- a CDS encoding M20/M25/M40 family metallo-hydrolase, protein MKKILTLICCAFVASATSAQVDSAWLLKDVETLSADKFMGRLTGSKGNRLAQFYLLDRFKQAGIQPMSGTFEQSFYFTHGTERIMGTNLYGYIPGTSDSVIVISAHYDHVGTRHAQGVADSIYNGADDNASGVAAILGIAAWFAKHPPKYTLIFAAFDAEEMGLQGARAFVARPPVPIGKIVANINLDMVSRNDKNELYACGTFHYPQLKPYITAAAATSSIKLLTGHDNPGSGSQDWTSQSDQGAFHARKIPFIYFGVEDHPDYHRPSDEFSRIQPSFFYQAANTVLEVVRQMDK, encoded by the coding sequence ATGAAGAAAATCCTGACCCTGATCTGTTGCGCCTTTGTGGCAAGCGCCACCAGCGCGCAAGTGGATTCCGCGTGGTTGCTGAAAGACGTGGAAACCCTCAGCGCCGACAAGTTCATGGGCCGGCTCACGGGCTCCAAAGGCAACCGGCTGGCGCAATTCTACCTGCTCGACCGCTTCAAACAAGCCGGCATCCAACCCATGTCGGGCACCTTCGAACAATCGTTCTATTTCACCCATGGCACGGAGCGTATCATGGGCACCAATCTGTACGGCTACATCCCCGGCACATCCGACAGCGTGATCGTCATTTCCGCGCATTACGACCACGTGGGCACGCGACATGCGCAGGGCGTTGCGGACAGCATTTACAACGGGGCCGATGATAACGCTTCCGGCGTGGCCGCCATCCTCGGGATCGCCGCATGGTTCGCTAAACACCCGCCGAAATACACGCTCATTTTCGCCGCGTTCGACGCGGAAGAGATGGGGCTCCAGGGCGCGAGGGCATTCGTGGCCCGCCCGCCCGTGCCGATCGGGAAAATCGTTGCCAATATCAACCTTGACATGGTGAGCCGCAATGATAAAAACGAACTTTACGCCTGCGGTACTTTCCATTATCCCCAACTCAAACCTTATATCACCGCTGCCGCCGCCACTTCGAGCATTAAACTACTCACCGGGCACGATAATCCCGGAAGCGGCAGCCAGGACTGGACGTCGCAAAGCGACCAGGGCGCGTTCCATGCCCGAAAGATTCCTTTTATTTATTTTGGAGTAGAGGATCATCCAGATTACCACCGGCCCAGCGACGAGTTTTCACGCATCCAGCCTTCCTTCTTTTACCAGGCGGCGAACACCGTGCTGGAAGTGGTCCGGCAGATGGATAAATAA
- a CDS encoding radical SAM/SPASM domain-containing protein, with product MPKPNINDALNFLSKFTLRRAWNAGKVLGSFYYSKWRKKPIQWGYPISISFEPTTSCNLRCPECPSGLRAFTRPTGMLDNQFFRQTIDELHKDLMYLIFYFQGEPYLNTAFLDMVQYASSKGIYTATSTNAHYLTDANAKKTVESGLDRLIISIDGTTQDVYTQYRVGGHLEKVIAGAKNIVKWKKELNSKKPFVFFQFLVVKPNEHQIEDVKKLAAEIGVDEVRFKTAQVYDYEEGNRLIPTIDKYSRYHKNDDGTYSIKNKMENHCWRLWHSPVITWDGLVVPCCFDKDATHRLGDLKQSDFKTLWHNEQYVNFRTQLIKGRKHIDICANCSEGTQVWGSA from the coding sequence ATGCCGAAACCGAATATCAACGACGCGCTCAACTTCCTTTCCAAGTTCACGCTCCGCAGAGCCTGGAACGCCGGCAAGGTGCTGGGCAGCTTTTATTATAGCAAGTGGCGCAAGAAACCCATCCAATGGGGTTATCCCATTTCGATCTCCTTCGAGCCCACCACTTCCTGCAACCTCCGCTGCCCGGAATGCCCCAGCGGGTTAAGAGCATTTACCCGCCCCACCGGGATGCTCGACAACCAGTTCTTCCGGCAAACGATCGACGAGCTGCACAAGGATCTCATGTACCTGATCTTCTATTTCCAGGGAGAACCGTACCTCAATACCGCGTTCCTCGACATGGTGCAATACGCTTCATCCAAAGGTATTTACACCGCCACTTCTACCAACGCCCACTACCTGACCGACGCGAATGCGAAGAAAACAGTGGAATCAGGGCTGGACAGGCTCATCATTTCTATCGACGGCACTACCCAGGACGTGTACACGCAATACCGTGTGGGCGGCCACCTAGAAAAAGTGATCGCCGGGGCTAAGAATATCGTGAAATGGAAAAAGGAGCTGAATTCGAAAAAGCCTTTCGTGTTCTTCCAGTTCCTGGTGGTGAAGCCGAACGAGCACCAAATAGAGGATGTGAAGAAGCTGGCGGCGGAAATCGGGGTCGACGAAGTGCGGTTCAAGACCGCGCAGGTATATGATTACGAAGAAGGCAACCGCCTTATCCCCACGATCGATAAATATTCCCGCTATCATAAGAACGACGACGGCACATATTCCATCAAAAACAAGATGGAAAACCATTGCTGGCGCCTCTGGCATTCGCCGGTGATCACCTGGGACGGGTTGGTGGTGCCGTGTTGTTTTGACAAGGACGCCACGCACCGGCTGGGCGACCTGAAGCAGAGTGATTTCAAAACCCTCTGGCACAACGAGCAATACGTCAACTTCCGCACCCAGCTGATCAAGGGCAGGAAACACATTGATATTTGCGCGAACTGTAGCGAAGGCACCCAGGTGTGGGGCAGCGCTTAA
- the paaA gene encoding 1,2-phenylacetyl-CoA epoxidase subunit PaaA: MYGGGYIFDEPNKRQLKEEQLHDDPVKLAEFEARIARGEKIEPGDWMPSEYRRQLIRLIEQHAHSEIIGALPEGTWITRAPGFKRKLALIAKVQDEIGHGQLLYNAAETLGKSREAMINDLLSGKSKYSNVFNYPAETWADVTVIGFLIDAAAIVNQVANAKGSYGPYCRALERICYEESFHLKQGHDAFIELATGTPAQKQMLQDALNRWWQPIMHFFGPPDKTSVHSEKLMQWKVKMASNDDMRNQFLDQYVPKIRELGMTLPDPELQKDETGKWRFSDPDWDLFKKVINGGGPCNAERLQVRQWAEEHGRWVRKALMNPGAVKTAPVA; the protein is encoded by the coding sequence ATGTACGGTGGAGGATACATTTTCGACGAACCCAATAAACGGCAGTTGAAAGAAGAGCAATTGCACGACGACCCCGTTAAGCTGGCCGAATTCGAAGCCCGCATCGCAAGAGGGGAAAAAATCGAACCGGGCGACTGGATGCCATCGGAATACCGGCGCCAGCTGATCCGGCTCATCGAACAGCACGCCCATTCCGAGATCATCGGGGCATTGCCCGAAGGCACCTGGATCACCCGGGCGCCGGGCTTCAAACGCAAACTGGCGCTCATCGCCAAGGTGCAGGATGAGATCGGGCACGGACAGCTGCTCTACAACGCCGCCGAAACCCTCGGCAAAAGCCGCGAAGCCATGATCAACGATCTCCTCAGCGGCAAATCCAAGTATTCCAATGTGTTCAACTACCCGGCGGAAACCTGGGCGGATGTGACCGTGATCGGTTTTCTCATTGATGCGGCCGCCATTGTGAATCAGGTCGCCAATGCGAAAGGCTCGTACGGGCCTTATTGCCGCGCGCTCGAACGCATCTGCTACGAAGAAAGCTTCCACCTCAAACAGGGGCACGACGCTTTCATTGAACTGGCGACGGGCACCCCCGCGCAGAAACAGATGCTGCAGGATGCGCTCAACCGTTGGTGGCAACCCATTATGCACTTCTTCGGCCCGCCGGATAAAACCTCCGTCCATAGCGAAAAGCTGATGCAATGGAAGGTGAAGATGGCGAGCAACGACGATATGCGCAATCAATTCCTCGACCAGTACGTTCCCAAAATCCGCGAACTGGGCATGACGCTTCCCGACCCCGAGCTGCAGAAAGACGAAACCGGGAAATGGCGCTTCTCCGATCCGGACTGGGACCTGTTTAAAAAAGTCATCAATGGCGGCGGCCCCTGCAACGCAGAGCGTCTGCAGGTGCGCCAATGGGCCGAAGAACACGGAAGATGGGTGCGCAAAGCGCTCATGAACCCCGGCGCCGTAAAAACCGCCCCGGTCGCTTAA